In the Candidatus Rhodoblastus alkanivorans genome, one interval contains:
- the nuoI gene encoding NADH-quinone oxidoreductase subunit NuoI, with amino-acid sequence MQIVSSAKALLLKEFVAAFFLSFRYLLKPKATLNYPHEKNPQSPRYRGEHALRRYPNGEERCIACKLCEAICPAQAITIEAAPRGNDGTRRTTRYDIDMTKCIYCGFCQEACPVDAIVEGPNSEFATETREELFFDKQRLLDNGAIWEREIARNIAADAPYR; translated from the coding sequence ATGCAGATCGTTTCCTCCGCCAAGGCCCTGCTCCTCAAGGAATTCGTCGCCGCCTTCTTCCTGTCCTTCCGCTATCTCCTGAAGCCGAAGGCGACGCTGAACTATCCGCATGAGAAGAACCCGCAGTCACCGCGCTACCGCGGCGAACATGCGCTCCGCCGCTATCCCAACGGCGAGGAGCGCTGCATCGCCTGCAAATTATGCGAGGCCATCTGTCCGGCGCAGGCCATCACCATCGAGGCCGCGCCGCGCGGCAATGACGGCACGCGACGCACCACCCGCTATGACATCGACATGACGAAATGCATCTATTGCGGCTTCTGCCAGGAAGCCTGTCCGGTCGATGCGATCGTCGAGGGGCCGAATTCGGAATTCGCGACCGAAACCCGCGAGGAATTGTTCTTCGACAAGCAACGACTGCTCGACAATGGCGCGATCTGGGAGCGCGAAATCGCTCGCAACATCGCCGCCGACGCCCCCTATCGCTGA
- a CDS encoding NADH-quinone oxidoreductase subunit J: protein MTLATAFFYLFSIVMIASAVMVIAARNPVHSVLFLILAFVNAAGLFLLTGAEFLAMILVVVYVGAVAVLFLFVVMMLDVDFAELKQGFLQYLPIGMLVGLIVLVELITVIGAWSVAPQAVLATPTPGNLTNTAALGQVLYTQYVYLFEAAGFVLLTAMIGAIVLTLHHRSNVRRQNIAEQNARTRASAIEVKKVPSRAGV from the coding sequence ATGACGCTTGCCACGGCTTTCTTCTATCTGTTCTCGATCGTCATGATCGCATCCGCCGTCATGGTCATCGCGGCGCGCAACCCCGTTCATTCGGTGCTGTTCCTGATCCTCGCCTTCGTCAATGCGGCGGGGCTGTTCCTGCTCACCGGCGCGGAATTTCTGGCGATGATCCTCGTCGTCGTCTATGTCGGCGCTGTGGCGGTGCTCTTCCTGTTCGTCGTGATGATGCTCGATGTCGATTTCGCCGAGCTGAAACAGGGTTTTCTGCAATATTTGCCCATCGGCATGCTGGTCGGCCTGATTGTGCTCGTCGAGCTGATTACGGTGATCGGCGCCTGGTCGGTCGCGCCGCAGGCCGTGCTCGCGACGCCGACGCCGGGAAATCTGACCAACACCGCGGCGCTCGGCCAGGTGCTCTACACGCAATATGTCTATCTGTTCGAGGCCGCCGGCTTCGTCCTGCTCACCGCGATGATCGGCGCCATCGTCCTGACCCTGCACCATCGGTCGAACGTCCGCCGCCAGAACATTGCGGAGCAGAACGCGCGCACCCGCGCCTCGGCCATCGAAGTTAAGAAAGTCCCGTCGCGGGCGGGCGTTTGA
- the nuoK gene encoding NADH-quinone oxidoreductase subunit NuoK translates to MVIGLEHYLIVAAILFTLGVAGIILNRKNIIIILMSVELILLSVNLNLVAFSAHLHDLTGQIFALFILTVAAAEAAIGLAILVTYFRNRGTIAVEDINMMKG, encoded by the coding sequence ATGGTCATCGGTCTCGAACATTATCTGATCGTCGCCGCGATCCTGTTCACCCTGGGCGTCGCCGGCATCATCCTCAACCGCAAGAATATCATCATCATCCTGATGTCGGTCGAGCTGATCCTGCTCTCGGTGAACCTCAATCTGGTCGCCTTTTCCGCCCATCTCCACGATCTGACGGGGCAGATCTTCGCTCTGTTCATCCTCACCGTGGCAGCCGCCGAGGCCGCGATCGGCCTCGCCATCCTCGTCACCTATTTCCGCAACCGCGGCACGATCGCGGTCGAAGACATCAACATGATGAAGGGCTGA
- the nuoL gene encoding NADH-quinone oxidoreductase subunit L gives MYSAIVFLPLLGFLIAGLFGRRIGDRPSEIVTTTFLFISLLLSWIVFFRVGFSGAPFSAPVLGNWMTSGDLKIDWALRVDTLTAVMLVVVTTVSALVHLYSIGYMHEDPSRPRFFAYLSLFTFAMLMLVTADNLAQMFFGWEGVGLASYLLIGFWYEKPSANAAAMKAFVVNRVGDFGFALGIFLVFMLTKSISFDVIFAAAPGLAHKTIHIFGSNWDAMTLTCLLLFMGAMGKSAQFLLHTWLPDAMEGPTPVSALIHAATMVTAGVFMVARLSPLFEQSSTALAVVTVIGATTAFFAATIGLVQNDIKRVIAYSTCSQLGYMFVGLGVGGYSLGIFHLFTHAFFKALLFLGAGSVIHAMHHEQDMRKMGGLAKKIPITFWCMTAGTLALTGFPLTAGYFSKDAIIEAAYAAGLHSQAATYGYVLTVVAAGLTSFYSWRLVFMTFFGKPRWAEAVHGDAHGHDDHAHADQGHDDHGHDDHGHHALDPHESPNTMLIPLYVLSFGAIFAGMIFKGAFIGEDMTGFWRGSLFFGPHNHIMHAMEEIPKLAGLLPSLLMVLGFVIAYYFYIVSPETPVRLAERFQPLYQFLLNKWYFDELYDFLFVRPAFWLGRLFWKGGDGAIIDRLGPDGIAARVLDGSGWVARLQTGYIYNYAFAMLIGLAAIITYYLVYGAR, from the coding sequence ATGTATTCGGCAATCGTCTTTCTCCCCCTTCTCGGATTCCTGATCGCCGGCCTGTTCGGCCGCCGGATCGGCGACCGCCCGTCCGAAATCGTCACCACCACCTTTCTGTTCATTTCCCTCCTTCTGTCCTGGATCGTGTTCTTCCGTGTCGGCTTTTCCGGCGCTCCCTTTTCCGCGCCGGTGCTCGGCAACTGGATGACCTCGGGCGATCTCAAGATCGACTGGGCCTTGCGCGTCGATACTTTGACCGCGGTGATGCTGGTGGTGGTGACGACGGTCTCCGCGCTCGTCCATCTCTATTCGATCGGCTATATGCACGAGGACCCGTCTCGGCCTCGCTTCTTCGCCTATCTGTCGCTGTTCACCTTCGCCATGCTGATGCTGGTGACCGCCGACAATCTTGCCCAGATGTTCTTCGGCTGGGAAGGCGTCGGCCTCGCCTCCTATCTGTTGATCGGCTTCTGGTACGAAAAGCCTTCGGCCAACGCCGCCGCGATGAAAGCCTTCGTGGTCAACCGCGTCGGCGATTTCGGCTTCGCCCTCGGCATTTTCCTGGTTTTCATGCTGACGAAGTCGATCAGCTTCGATGTGATTTTCGCCGCCGCCCCGGGCCTCGCCCACAAGACGATCCATATTTTCGGCTCCAACTGGGATGCGATGACGCTCACCTGCCTGCTGCTTTTCATGGGCGCGATGGGCAAGTCGGCGCAGTTCCTGCTCCACACCTGGCTGCCTGACGCCATGGAAGGCCCGACGCCGGTTTCCGCCCTCATCCATGCCGCGACCATGGTCACCGCCGGCGTGTTCATGGTGGCGCGCCTGTCGCCCTTGTTCGAGCAATCCTCGACCGCGCTCGCCGTCGTCACCGTGATCGGCGCAACCACCGCCTTTTTCGCCGCGACGATCGGCCTGGTGCAGAACGACATCAAGCGCGTGATTGCTTATTCGACCTGTTCGCAGCTCGGCTATATGTTCGTCGGCTTGGGGGTAGGGGGCTATTCGCTCGGCATTTTCCACCTTTTCACCCACGCCTTCTTCAAGGCCCTGCTGTTCCTCGGCGCCGGTTCGGTCATCCACGCGATGCATCACGAGCAGGACATGCGCAAGATGGGCGGTCTGGCCAAGAAAATCCCGATCACCTTCTGGTGCATGACCGCCGGCACTTTGGCCCTGACCGGCTTCCCGCTGACCGCCGGCTATTTCTCCAAGGACGCGATCATCGAGGCGGCCTATGCCGCGGGCCTGCACAGCCAGGCCGCGACCTATGGCTATGTGCTGACGGTTGTGGCGGCGGGATTGACCTCGTTCTACAGCTGGCGCCTGGTGTTCATGACTTTCTTTGGCAAGCCGCGCTGGGCGGAAGCGGTTCACGGCGACGCGCACGGGCATGACGATCACGCGCACGCCGACCAAGGCCACGACGATCATGGCCACGACGATCACGGCCATCACGCGCTCGATCCGCATGAATCGCCCAATACGATGCTGATCCCGCTCTATGTTCTGTCGTTCGGCGCGATTTTCGCCGGCATGATCTTCAAGGGCGCCTTCATCGGCGAAGATATGACCGGGTTCTGGCGAGGCTCGCTGTTCTTCGGCCCGCACAATCACATCATGCATGCGATGGAGGAGATCCCGAAACTGGCGGGGCTGCTGCCCTCGCTGCTGATGGTGCTCGGCTTCGTCATCGCCTATTATTTCTATATCGTCTCGCCGGAAACGCCGGTCCGTCTCGCCGAGCGCTTCCAGCCGCTGTACCAGTTCCTGCTCAACAAATGGTACTTCGACGAGCTTTATGACTTCCTCTTCGTCCGTCCGGCCTTCTGGCTCGGCCGGCTGTTCTGGAAGGGCGGCGACGGCGCGATCATCGACCGGCTCGGCCCGGACGGGATTGCCGCGCGCGTGCTCGACGGTTCCGGCTGGGTGGCGCGGCTGCAGACCGGCTACATCTACAATTACGCCTTCGCCATGCTGATTGGCCTCGCGGCGATCATCACCTATTATTTGGTCTACGGGGCGCGCTGA
- a CDS encoding NADH-quinone oxidoreductase subunit M, with translation MFGFGILSWLTFLPLVGAALILLVPGETDAGKNNIRWIALWTTLVVFALSLYAWSKFVPGVADFQFVEQKSWFGSGLNYKMGVDGISFPFVVLTAFLMPFCIAASWSSIQNRVKEYFIAFLVLETLMIGVFCALDIVLFYLFFEGGLIPMFLIIGVWGGKRRIYAAFKFFLYTLVGSLLMLIAILAMYAQTHTTDITALLHAKFDPSMQKYLWLAFFASFAVKMPMWPVHTWLPDAHVEAPTAGSVILAGILLKMGGYGFIRFSLPMFPDASHYFAPLVFALSVIAIIYTSLVALVQEDIKKLIAYSSVAHMGFVTMGLFAMTQQAVQGAVFLMVSHGLVSGALFLCVGVVYDRMHTREISAYGGIVERMPLYGAIFMVFTMANVGLPGTSGFVGEFLSLLGTFQTNSWVAFFATTGVILSAAYALYLYWRVIFGKLEKPSLMSLKDLNPREMAVLTPLVLLTIYYGVHPGPILDACSGSVAELVKGYHSALALTKTAALTLP, from the coding sequence ATGTTTGGTTTTGGCATTCTCTCCTGGCTGACCTTCCTTCCTCTGGTCGGCGCCGCGCTCATTCTGCTGGTCCCCGGCGAAACCGATGCGGGCAAGAACAATATCCGCTGGATCGCGCTGTGGACGACCCTCGTCGTCTTCGCTCTGTCGCTTTATGCCTGGAGCAAATTCGTTCCCGGCGTCGCGGACTTCCAGTTCGTCGAGCAGAAAAGCTGGTTCGGCTCGGGGCTCAACTACAAGATGGGCGTGGATGGCATCAGCTTTCCCTTCGTGGTGCTGACCGCCTTCCTGATGCCGTTCTGTATCGCGGCCTCCTGGTCGTCGATCCAGAACCGGGTCAAGGAATATTTCATCGCCTTCCTGGTGCTGGAAACGCTGATGATCGGCGTGTTCTGCGCGCTCGATATCGTGCTGTTCTATCTGTTCTTCGAGGGCGGCCTCATCCCGATGTTCCTCATCATCGGCGTGTGGGGCGGCAAGCGCCGCATCTATGCGGCCTTCAAATTCTTTCTCTATACGCTGGTCGGCTCGCTGCTGATGCTGATCGCAATTCTTGCGATGTACGCCCAGACGCATACGACCGACATCACCGCCTTGCTGCACGCCAAGTTCGATCCGAGCATGCAGAAATATCTGTGGCTCGCCTTCTTCGCGTCTTTCGCGGTGAAAATGCCGATGTGGCCGGTCCACACCTGGCTGCCCGACGCCCATGTCGAGGCGCCGACGGCGGGCTCGGTGATCCTGGCGGGCATCCTGCTGAAGATGGGCGGTTACGGCTTCATCCGCTTCTCACTGCCGATGTTCCCCGACGCCTCGCATTATTTCGCGCCGCTGGTCTTCGCTCTGTCGGTCATCGCGATCATCTATACATCGCTGGTCGCTCTGGTGCAGGAGGACATCAAGAAGCTCATCGCCTATTCCTCGGTGGCGCATATGGGCTTCGTCACCATGGGCCTGTTCGCCATGACCCAGCAGGCGGTCCAGGGCGCGGTGTTCCTGATGGTCTCGCACGGCCTGGTCTCGGGCGCGCTCTTCCTCTGCGTCGGCGTGGTCTATGACCGGATGCACACCCGTGAAATCTCGGCCTATGGCGGCATTGTCGAGCGCATGCCGCTCTATGGCGCGATCTTCATGGTCTTCACCATGGCCAATGTCGGCCTGCCGGGCACTTCGGGCTTCGTCGGCGAATTCCTGTCGCTGCTCGGCACGTTCCAGACCAATAGCTGGGTCGCCTTCTTCGCCACCACTGGCGTGATCCTCTCGGCGGCCTATGCGCTTTACCTTTACTGGCGGGTCATCTTCGGCAAACTGGAGAAGCCCAGCCTCATGAGCCTGAAGGATCTGAACCCGCGCGAAATGGCGGTTCTGACGCCGCTCGTCCTGCTGACGATCTATTACGGCGTCCATCCCGGCCCGATCCTCGACGCCTGCTCCGGCTCGGTCGCCGAATTGGTCAAGGGCTATCATTCGGCGCTGGCGCTGACCAAGACCGCCGCCCTCACGCTGCCTTGA
- the nuoN gene encoding NADH-quinone oxidoreductase subunit NuoN, whose product MNSLSLELAHALPEMILAVGAIVMVLVGAIRGKDDDGPMSELAVVALGAALVTILLGHREAGVVFNGAFIDDGFGDFMKALSLTGSIVVLLMAGDFLRGAGVNKFEFPILIVLATLGMLMLISANGLIALYLGLELMSLSLYVVAAISRDDARASEAGLKYFVLGALSSGMLLYGASLLYGFAGTVSFAGIASAIGGHPNTGVIFGLVFLFAGLAFKMSVVPFHMWTPDVYEGAPTPVTAFFASAPKMAAVAITVRVIMTAFPGAVAQWQQIIVFLALASMALGSFAAIVQTNIKRLMAYSSIGHMGFALVGLAAGTEAGARGVAIYMAIYLVMTLGTFAAILSMRVNGKPVEKIADLSGLSRTNPTMAFFLAMLMFSLAGVPPLAGFFAKFYVFMAAVEAKLYWLAVIGILTSAVSAYYYLRIVKIMYFDEPESAFDRPSMTQRAVLAVSSLAMLLFWIFPAPLVDAAAAAAHSLF is encoded by the coding sequence ATGAATTCGCTCAGTCTTGAACTCGCTCATGCGCTCCCCGAAATGATTTTGGCGGTCGGCGCGATCGTCATGGTGCTGGTCGGCGCCATTCGCGGCAAGGATGACGACGGTCCGATGTCCGAACTGGCGGTCGTCGCGCTTGGCGCGGCTCTGGTCACCATCCTGCTCGGCCACCGCGAAGCCGGTGTCGTCTTCAACGGCGCCTTCATCGACGACGGCTTCGGCGATTTCATGAAGGCCTTGTCGCTGACGGGGTCGATCGTCGTCCTGCTGATGGCGGGTGATTTCCTGCGCGGCGCGGGGGTGAACAAGTTCGAATTCCCGATTCTCATTGTCCTCGCCACCCTCGGCATGCTGATGCTGATCTCGGCCAATGGCCTGATCGCGCTCTATCTCGGCCTGGAGCTGATGTCGCTGTCGCTCTATGTCGTCGCCGCCATCAGCCGCGACGACGCCCGCGCCTCGGAAGCCGGCCTCAAATATTTCGTCCTCGGCGCCTTGTCGTCCGGCATGCTGCTTTATGGCGCCTCGCTGCTCTATGGCTTCGCCGGAACGGTGTCCTTCGCCGGCATCGCCTCCGCGATCGGCGGCCATCCCAATACCGGCGTGATCTTCGGCCTGGTGTTCCTGTTCGCCGGCCTCGCCTTCAAAATGTCGGTCGTTCCCTTCCATATGTGGACGCCGGACGTCTATGAGGGCGCGCCGACCCCGGTCACCGCCTTTTTCGCTTCGGCTCCGAAAATGGCCGCCGTCGCCATTACGGTTCGCGTCATCATGACCGCCTTTCCCGGCGCGGTCGCCCAATGGCAGCAGATCATCGTGTTCCTGGCTCTGGCCTCGATGGCGCTCGGCTCCTTCGCGGCGATCGTCCAGACCAATATCAAGCGCCTGATGGCCTATTCCTCGATCGGCCACATGGGTTTCGCTTTGGTCGGCCTCGCCGCCGGCACCGAGGCGGGCGCGCGGGGCGTCGCCATCTATATGGCGATCTATCTCGTCATGACGCTCGGGACCTTCGCCGCCATCCTTTCGATGCGGGTCAACGGCAAGCCGGTCGAGAAGATCGCCGATCTTTCCGGTCTTTCGCGCACCAATCCGACCATGGCCTTTTTCCTCGCCATGCTGATGTTCTCGCTCGCCGGCGTGCCGCCGCTCGCGGGCTTCTTCGCCAAATTCTATGTCTTCATGGCGGCGGTCGAGGCCAAGCTCTACTGGCTGGCGGTGATCGGCATCCTGACCAGCGCGGTCTCGGCCTATTATTATCTGCGTATCGTCAAGATCATGTATTTCGACGAGCCAGAGTCGGCCTTCGACCGTCCGAGCATGACCCAGCGCGCGGTTCTGGCCGTGTCGTCGCTGGCCATGCTGCTGTTCTGGATATTCCCGGCGCCCCTGGTCGACGCCGCCGCCGCCGCCGCGCATTCCCTGTTCTAA
- a CDS encoding biotin--[acetyl-CoA-carboxylase] ligase, translating into MKDFYCAVGPQAARAGYRLEVFTSLASTNDEAMSRIAAGDPGRLWIVAATQTRGRGRMGRVWNSPPGNLYASLLLVDPAPPARLAEIGFVAGVALIDALRVLAGPGPAILLKWPNDALGDGAKLSGLLLEGASLRNGQFACVVGVGVNCQSSPVDAPYPTASLRSLGAASFDRGALFAELSERFAHWLEVWSRGANFSAIRAAWLARAGGLGERAQVTRNGEKLEGIFRGIDAQGRMLLEKAGGAVETIEAGDVAFDPRRA; encoded by the coding sequence GTGAAGGATTTTTACTGCGCCGTGGGGCCACAGGCGGCGCGCGCCGGCTACAGGCTGGAGGTCTTTACATCGCTCGCATCCACCAATGACGAGGCGATGAGCAGGATCGCCGCGGGCGATCCCGGACGGCTGTGGATCGTCGCCGCGACCCAGACCAGGGGCAGGGGGCGGATGGGCCGGGTGTGGAACTCTCCGCCCGGCAATCTTTACGCCAGCCTGCTGCTGGTCGATCCGGCGCCGCCGGCGCGGCTTGCCGAAATCGGCTTCGTCGCCGGGGTGGCGCTGATCGACGCCTTGCGGGTCCTCGCCGGGCCCGGGCCGGCGATCCTCCTGAAATGGCCGAACGACGCTCTGGGCGACGGCGCCAAATTGTCGGGTCTGCTGCTCGAAGGCGCGAGTCTGCGCAACGGCCAGTTCGCCTGCGTGGTCGGCGTCGGCGTGAATTGTCAGTCTTCTCCGGTCGACGCGCCCTATCCGACGGCGAGCCTGCGCAGCCTCGGCGCGGCCTCGTTCGATCGCGGCGCCCTGTTCGCCGAATTATCGGAAAGATTCGCTCATTGGCTCGAGGTCTGGTCGCGGGGCGCGAATTTCTCCGCGATCCGCGCCGCCTGGCTCGCTCGCGCGGGCGGGCTGGGCGAGAGAGCGCAAGTGACGCGCAACGGCGAGAAACTGGAAGGAATCTTCCGCGGCATTGACGCGCAAGGGCGCATGCTGTTGGAAAAGGCAGGCGGAGCAGTTGAGACGATTGAGGCGGGTGATGTGGCGTTCGATCCACGGCGCGCGTGA